The Candidatus Koribacter versatilis Ellin345 genome has a segment encoding these proteins:
- a CDS encoding tetratricopeptide repeat protein, giving the protein MRTLIGFCCLLISGVNVHAQAASNSPANSPASPKAALRLAQEGHCKEALPALKKGLASAAKDDHRDLAMAGVRCAMFMNQPESALEFLRVLEREFPSDPDTLYLLVHTYSDLSTHAAAELATKHGNTYQARELNAEALESQGKWQEAEKEYKTILEANPKAVGIHFRLGRLLLSAPNPPADMAEQAKREFEAELAVDPTNAGAEYVLGELAKTANSYDDAIQHFSKATKLDPSFAAAYLGIGTSLVAQKKFAEAVTPLETAVKLQPANPAGHYNLATAYSRTGRKADADREFAIHNEMMQRSGGASAPVQQPQ; this is encoded by the coding sequence GTGAGAACGCTCATCGGCTTCTGCTGTCTTCTGATTTCTGGTGTCAATGTGCACGCGCAAGCCGCATCGAATAGCCCCGCCAATTCGCCTGCATCGCCCAAGGCGGCTCTTCGTCTGGCGCAGGAAGGGCATTGTAAGGAGGCGTTACCGGCGCTGAAAAAGGGCCTCGCTAGCGCGGCAAAAGACGATCATCGGGATCTCGCGATGGCTGGCGTGCGCTGCGCGATGTTCATGAACCAGCCAGAGAGTGCGCTGGAATTTCTACGTGTGCTTGAACGCGAGTTCCCGAGCGATCCCGACACGCTTTACCTTCTTGTTCATACCTACTCCGATCTCTCAACCCATGCCGCAGCAGAGTTGGCGACAAAGCATGGCAACACATACCAGGCTCGCGAATTGAACGCAGAAGCGCTGGAGTCACAAGGCAAGTGGCAGGAGGCGGAGAAAGAGTACAAGACGATTCTCGAGGCGAACCCTAAAGCCGTTGGAATCCACTTTCGCTTAGGCCGATTGCTTCTCTCCGCGCCGAATCCGCCAGCCGATATGGCGGAGCAAGCAAAGAGAGAATTCGAGGCAGAACTCGCGGTCGATCCCACAAATGCAGGCGCGGAATACGTGCTTGGCGAGTTGGCGAAGACAGCCAATTCCTATGACGACGCAATCCAACACTTCTCCAAAGCCACCAAACTCGACCCCTCTTTCGCAGCCGCGTATCTCGGTATTGGAACGAGCTTAGTCGCGCAGAAAAAATTTGCTGAAGCTGTGACGCCGCTCGAAACAGCGGTGAAGCTACAGCCCGCTAATCCTGCTGGCCACTACAATCTCGCAACCGCCTATAGTCGCACCGGACGCAAAGCAGATGCCGACCGCGAGTTCGCGATCCATAACGAGATGATGCAACGCAGCGGCGGCGCTTCGGCGCCCGTCCAGCAGCCGCAGTAA
- a CDS encoding discoidin domain-containing protein, with translation MKCIRKQCLFVSLIAICSSVIGLGQTIRVDISHPTNSFVPNESLGAGIDRIGAAAAAKYFSEPPSKAVLDAGWQPVTYRQNTELAVEAWHWNPQGTWSDPSGKGYFTGSAEPGPEIIKHSYGYVLPHRGFTRNDGTDTSGFGRMTDGDLNTYWKSNPYLTKHFTGQEDSEHPQWIVIDLATTQSINALRIAWAEPYAKQYLIQYWTGDDAIKLPSKGSWVAFPAGVVSAGKGGTVTHQLSNSPMPVRFLRVWMTEPSNTCDTHGSADIRNCVGYAIREVFIGTTDRNGFHDVARHTPDQDQTTTYCSSIDPWHEPSDLGSTQHEHVGMDLFYRSGYTRGLPAMIPTALLYGTPEDSAAEIAYVEKRGYPISYVELGEEPDGQYTLPEDDAELYLQWARAIHKVDPKLKLGGPVFTGQNEDILSWPDAQGQTSWTRRFLNYLRARGGLRELAFFSFEHYPFEPCKVNWSSLYDEPQLMTHIMQVWRDDGLPADVPMFVTESNITWNSGESSVDIFGALWLADYVGSFFTAGGKGLYYFHYLPLGVHPGCNQSGGTFGMFTTKGNFEVDKPTSQFFSSQLINTEWVQPGDGVHETYAATGDLMDAAGHALITAYAVKRPDGQWSLLVVNRDQENAHKVTIDFSDSGRGKTGFAGPVQLLTFGSTQYKWNPTREGGFPDPDGPVAKSSINASADTVYELPKASMTVIRGSLSHQ, from the coding sequence ATGAAATGTATTCGGAAGCAGTGTCTCTTCGTCTCCCTGATTGCGATTTGCTCAAGCGTCATTGGGCTCGGGCAAACGATTCGGGTAGATATCAGCCACCCCACCAATTCGTTCGTTCCAAACGAATCTCTCGGTGCTGGCATTGATCGTATCGGAGCGGCAGCGGCGGCGAAGTACTTCAGCGAGCCTCCGTCGAAAGCCGTGCTGGATGCCGGTTGGCAGCCTGTGACCTATCGGCAGAACACCGAGTTGGCAGTTGAGGCCTGGCACTGGAATCCGCAGGGCACGTGGAGCGATCCGAGCGGCAAAGGATACTTCACCGGTAGCGCCGAACCGGGACCGGAGATCATTAAGCATTCGTACGGATATGTTTTGCCCCATCGTGGCTTTACGCGTAACGATGGAACCGACACGAGCGGCTTCGGTAGAATGACCGACGGCGATCTCAACACCTATTGGAAGAGCAATCCGTATCTCACGAAACATTTCACTGGCCAGGAAGATTCCGAACATCCGCAGTGGATCGTGATTGATCTTGCAACGACACAATCCATAAACGCTTTGCGGATCGCCTGGGCAGAGCCTTACGCCAAGCAATACCTAATTCAGTATTGGACCGGCGACGACGCGATCAAATTACCGAGCAAAGGATCGTGGGTCGCGTTCCCCGCGGGCGTGGTAAGCGCCGGCAAGGGTGGGACGGTCACCCACCAACTCTCGAATTCGCCGATGCCGGTGCGTTTCTTGCGCGTCTGGATGACGGAGCCATCGAATACCTGCGACACACATGGCTCGGCCGATATTCGCAATTGCGTTGGTTATGCAATCCGCGAGGTGTTCATCGGGACGACCGACAGGAATGGCTTCCATGATGTGGCGCGGCACACCCCCGACCAGGATCAGACCACGACTTACTGCTCTTCGATTGACCCTTGGCACGAGCCTTCGGACTTGGGATCGACGCAACACGAACACGTTGGCATGGATCTGTTTTATCGCAGCGGATACACACGCGGCTTGCCGGCAATGATTCCAACCGCGTTGCTCTATGGCACGCCCGAAGATTCCGCTGCTGAAATCGCGTACGTCGAGAAGCGCGGCTACCCGATCTCCTATGTGGAACTCGGCGAAGAGCCGGATGGCCAGTACACGCTTCCGGAAGACGACGCTGAACTCTACCTGCAATGGGCGAGGGCAATCCACAAGGTGGATCCGAAGCTGAAACTTGGCGGGCCGGTATTTACGGGCCAGAACGAAGACATTTTGTCGTGGCCCGATGCGCAAGGTCAGACATCGTGGACGCGCCGGTTCCTGAACTATTTGAGGGCCCGCGGCGGTCTGCGAGAGCTCGCCTTCTTCTCGTTCGAACACTATCCATTCGAACCGTGCAAGGTGAATTGGAGCAGCCTTTACGACGAGCCGCAGCTCATGACTCACATCATGCAGGTTTGGCGTGACGACGGTCTGCCTGCCGATGTGCCAATGTTCGTTACCGAATCGAACATCACGTGGAACAGTGGCGAGTCGTCGGTAGACATCTTCGGAGCGCTCTGGCTCGCGGATTATGTTGGCTCGTTTTTCACCGCAGGCGGCAAGGGACTTTACTACTTCCATTATTTACCGCTGGGTGTGCACCCGGGGTGTAATCAGTCCGGCGGTACGTTTGGTATGTTCACGACGAAGGGCAATTTCGAAGTCGACAAGCCGACGTCGCAGTTCTTCTCGAGCCAGTTAATCAACACCGAATGGGTGCAGCCTGGTGACGGAGTGCACGAAACCTACGCCGCGACTGGCGATCTCATGGACGCCGCCGGGCACGCCTTAATCACCGCCTACGCCGTGAAGCGCCCTGATGGCCAATGGTCGCTGCTCGTTGTGAATCGCGATCAGGAGAATGCGCATAAGGTGACGATCGATTTCTCTGATTCTGGGCGGGGCAAGACTGGATTTGCAGGGCCAGTGCAGTTGCTGACCTTCGGCAGCACGCAATATAAGTGGAATCCCACAAGGGAAGGCGGCTTCCCCGATCCAGATGGGCCGGTTGCAAAATCCAGCATTAACGCATCGGCCGACACGGTTTATGAATTGCCGAAAGCATCCATGACTGTAATTCGCGGGTCGCTTTCACATCAGTAA
- a CDS encoding CRTAC1 family protein gives MRKVSRRDFLCSSATLAAYAGLGRYAFAAPTTTYPFEEISPEKSGILWKHVAGHSSAKYLPETTGAGCAFLDYDNDGWMDIYLVNSGKSDFYTPAQPIRNALYRNNRDGTFTDVTEKAGVAGGGYGQGVAVGDYDGDGYPDLYVTQYGRSILYHNNGDGTFADVTEKAGVAAPGWASSAVWFDYDNDGRLDLFVCRFVDFSKDKNLPCEAEGKPGYCVPRLYKPMASYLFHNNGDGTFTDVSKSSGIGNFLGKAWGAVATDINNDGKLDLFVANDTVANFLFANRGNGKFEEIGTMAGVAYSDAGRPRSGMGVDSADFDQDGWMDLFVANIDHERFSLYKNNKDETFDDAAEKTGIAMATRLMSGWGLKFFDYDNDGNLDLILCNGNPDDLIQVYHHDVSYEEPLLLFHNEGNTLRDVSAESGPIFSKKMSARGLALGDFDNNGAVDVLISMNDGAPLLLRNAVGDKNAWVGIHLKGKKANPDAIGARVTYKADDLTRTRMIVGGGSFLSAQDPRLVLGLGARKKIDWVEVRWPAPSGLVERFTDLPLGRYTTIVEGSGKQAPPSQPAR, from the coding sequence TTGCGTAAAGTCTCCCGTCGCGATTTCCTTTGCAGTTCAGCTACGCTAGCCGCATACGCGGGCCTCGGCCGATATGCCTTTGCCGCTCCGACGACAACCTATCCGTTTGAAGAGATCAGTCCTGAGAAAAGCGGCATCCTCTGGAAGCACGTTGCCGGGCACTCTTCCGCCAAGTACCTCCCCGAAACCACCGGCGCCGGTTGCGCGTTTCTCGATTACGACAACGACGGATGGATGGACATCTACCTGGTGAACAGTGGGAAGTCTGATTTCTATACGCCCGCGCAACCCATACGCAATGCGCTCTATCGCAACAATCGCGACGGCACCTTCACCGACGTCACCGAGAAGGCCGGTGTCGCTGGCGGCGGATATGGTCAGGGCGTTGCAGTCGGCGATTACGACGGCGACGGCTACCCCGATCTCTACGTCACGCAGTACGGTCGCAGCATCCTCTACCACAATAATGGCGACGGCACATTTGCCGACGTCACGGAGAAAGCTGGCGTGGCTGCGCCGGGTTGGGCATCAAGCGCCGTGTGGTTCGATTACGACAACGATGGCCGTCTCGATCTCTTTGTCTGTCGTTTCGTCGATTTCAGCAAAGATAAAAACCTGCCCTGCGAAGCCGAAGGCAAGCCGGGTTATTGCGTGCCGCGACTCTACAAGCCCATGGCCAGCTACCTGTTCCATAACAATGGCGATGGAACGTTCACCGACGTCAGCAAGTCTTCTGGAATTGGGAACTTTCTCGGCAAGGCGTGGGGAGCGGTCGCGACCGACATCAACAACGACGGCAAACTCGATCTGTTTGTTGCGAACGATACCGTTGCAAACTTCCTGTTCGCTAATCGCGGCAATGGCAAGTTCGAAGAGATCGGCACGATGGCAGGAGTCGCATACAGCGACGCTGGCCGCCCGCGCTCAGGCATGGGTGTAGATTCCGCCGACTTCGATCAGGACGGCTGGATGGACCTCTTCGTTGCCAACATCGACCACGAGCGGTTCTCACTTTACAAGAACAACAAAGACGAAACGTTCGACGATGCAGCAGAGAAGACAGGCATCGCGATGGCAACGCGACTGATGAGCGGCTGGGGCCTGAAGTTCTTCGATTACGACAACGATGGCAATCTCGACCTGATTCTCTGCAACGGAAACCCCGACGACCTGATCCAGGTCTATCACCACGATGTCAGCTACGAAGAACCGCTTCTCCTTTTTCACAATGAGGGCAACACTCTGCGCGATGTCAGCGCCGAGAGTGGGCCTATATTTTCTAAGAAGATGAGCGCGCGTGGCCTCGCGCTCGGAGATTTTGACAACAACGGCGCAGTGGATGTGCTGATCTCGATGAACGACGGCGCACCGCTTCTGTTGCGCAATGCCGTGGGGGACAAGAACGCCTGGGTCGGGATTCATCTCAAAGGCAAGAAGGCGAATCCGGACGCGATCGGCGCACGCGTCACCTACAAAGCTGACGATCTGACACGTACCCGGATGATTGTCGGCGGCGGCAGCTTCCTTTCCGCGCAAGATCCGCGACTCGTGCTCGGATTGGGTGCACGCAAAAAAATCGATTGGGTCGAAGTCCGCTGGCCCGCGCCGAGCGGACTGGTAGAACGCTTTACAGATCTGCCGCTCGGTCGGTATACAACCATCGTCGAGGGCAGTGGAAAACAAGCCCCTCCATCCCAGCCTGCGCGCTAA
- a CDS encoding glycoside hydrolase family 9 protein, whose translation MLHAAKMSSVLLLLCASAFCANDLKVLTDHVGYETTGAKHAVVLGKAGDRVSECSIKNSTDDRVVAPIKAVAVGPVKKWRDWYFWTLDFDSLTQEGHYYIECASSRGAVRSFPFAVQANLLEQGTLSDVLYYFKDERSSGPMDKADSHLPFDPPKQGTLDAHGGWWDATGDYGKHLSHLSFSTYFNPQQIPLVVYSLLKSYGQLTRRGLPEVTRYKDRILDEAMFGADYLVRVKDPSGSFYRSISTGGVKQVPEERKVAGEMKKFAIYQSNDKRPDMIEKANNDLEYEVSYRSGGGIAIAALAMASTAPISGEYKNADYLKAAEDAFAYLEKNNLKMVNDGKENIVDDYCALTAATELFRATKKPIYKEAADRRASSLVSRLASDGQHQNYWRADDHDRPFFHASDAGLPVVSLLYYAEVTDAQTRTKVLETVKKSLAFELATTREVPNPFGYAREFVQDKTGARRTSFFFPHNSDAAPWWQGENARLASLSSAARLAALQFTDDPEFAKQLNSYALNQLNWIVGLNPFDSSMLNGVGHNNPQYLFFDSWEFTNAPGGISNGITSGFRDEDDIDFNLTYKQTGADNDWRWQEQWLPHASWYLLAVSTGNTSPR comes from the coding sequence ATGCTTCACGCTGCGAAGATGTCATCTGTCCTCCTCCTTCTCTGTGCGTCTGCGTTTTGCGCGAATGATCTCAAGGTTCTAACCGATCACGTTGGTTATGAGACCACAGGTGCGAAACATGCTGTCGTTCTCGGTAAAGCCGGTGACCGTGTTTCCGAATGCTCGATCAAGAATTCAACCGACGACAGAGTTGTTGCGCCGATAAAGGCGGTGGCGGTCGGCCCAGTGAAGAAGTGGCGCGATTGGTATTTTTGGACATTGGACTTCGACAGCCTCACGCAGGAAGGCCACTACTACATTGAGTGCGCCTCATCGCGAGGCGCAGTGCGATCGTTTCCCTTTGCCGTTCAAGCCAATCTCCTGGAACAAGGCACTCTCTCTGATGTCCTGTACTACTTCAAAGACGAACGCAGTTCGGGACCAATGGACAAGGCGGACAGTCACCTGCCCTTCGATCCTCCGAAGCAAGGCACTCTCGATGCGCATGGTGGCTGGTGGGACGCGACAGGCGATTACGGGAAGCATCTGTCGCACCTCTCATTCTCAACCTACTTCAATCCGCAGCAGATCCCGCTCGTCGTGTACTCGCTGCTAAAGAGCTACGGGCAACTCACTCGGCGGGGACTCCCGGAGGTTACACGCTACAAAGACCGCATTCTCGACGAAGCGATGTTTGGTGCTGATTATCTCGTGCGCGTAAAAGATCCGAGTGGTTCTTTCTATCGCTCAATTTCGACGGGCGGCGTAAAGCAGGTGCCCGAAGAGCGCAAGGTCGCCGGCGAGATGAAGAAGTTCGCGATCTACCAGTCGAACGACAAGCGTCCTGACATGATTGAGAAGGCGAACAACGATCTTGAGTACGAAGTTAGCTATCGTTCTGGCGGCGGCATTGCGATCGCTGCTTTGGCGATGGCTAGCACTGCTCCTATCTCAGGTGAATACAAGAATGCGGATTACCTGAAGGCTGCCGAAGACGCTTTCGCTTACCTTGAGAAGAACAACCTGAAAATGGTCAACGATGGCAAAGAGAACATCGTTGACGATTACTGTGCACTCACCGCAGCGACTGAGTTGTTCCGCGCAACGAAGAAGCCAATATACAAGGAAGCAGCTGATCGCCGCGCGTCAAGCCTAGTGTCGCGCCTGGCGAGCGATGGTCAGCACCAGAATTACTGGCGCGCCGACGACCATGATCGTCCCTTTTTTCATGCGTCTGATGCCGGTCTTCCTGTGGTTAGCTTGCTGTACTACGCGGAGGTTACCGACGCGCAAACTCGCACAAAGGTTCTCGAAACGGTTAAGAAGTCGCTCGCTTTCGAGCTTGCGACTACGCGTGAGGTCCCAAATCCTTTTGGCTATGCCCGAGAGTTTGTTCAGGACAAAACCGGCGCCCGTCGCACCAGCTTCTTCTTCCCACATAACAGCGATGCGGCACCGTGGTGGCAGGGCGAAAATGCGCGGCTCGCATCTTTGTCTTCAGCAGCCAGACTTGCTGCGCTTCAATTCACCGACGATCCGGAGTTCGCGAAGCAACTCAATTCGTATGCTCTGAACCAGCTCAATTGGATCGTTGGACTGAATCCGTTCGATTCCTCGATGTTGAACGGCGTCGGCCATAACAATCCGCAGTACCTGTTTTTCGATTCCTGGGAATTCACCAATGCCCCGGGCGGCATATCGAACGGCATTACCAGCGGCTTCCGCGACGAAGACGATATCGACTTTAACCTTACGTACAAACAGACCGGGGCCGACAACGATTGGCGTTGGCAGGAACAGTGGCTGCCACATGCGTCGTGGTATTTGCTTGCGGTTTCAACGGGCAACACCTCGCCTCGCTGA
- a CDS encoding TonB-dependent receptor, protein MSWLNKVRLVGCLLFLSLLAANYLEAQQVTAAITGTVTDPAGAAINGATVTARDVERGTVTTVKTNDSGVFNFPRVAIGTYEVRTEASGFEIAVQPPFTLVLNQTARLTFQMKIGKTTETMEVSAEAPQLQTDTTQVSTLIDAKTNDSLPLATRNFIQLTLLSPGALSVDPQSMNTGSNVAEEGGRPYINGNREQANNFLLDGIDNNQSSENLAGFTPSPDAIAEFNVITQNAPAEFGNFNGGIVSATIKSGTNSFHGNVFEFFRNDIFNANKWENGLHKGDPAYFNADGFDSNGVAFTPKVRWNMFGVTFGGPIIKNKLFFFVDYQGGRLDHPSTAGTFGVLTPAQIGGDFSSLLSLSTPVQLYNPCAAGTGVSGNPCQLVPVASRQPFAGNIIPSNMLDPTFAALTTNSLYPKSIASDPTSGFGLASNITGQQYNTDQGDLRLDYNLSQKDHLFARMSKGYQTDPSTNSILLLGDTLNQAWLNNFAFNWDHNFSPSLLNEVRFGLNWVKFTNGAHTFDSSVGQLGNTIGIENGNPGGIDGLPAMSFGGGGITNPGVGSIPTIGSANVVENFASTVTQFDDVLEYTHGRHVIKGGFQMNNYRINVFYSGNGGELGQLLYGTTYSSSLDAGGTPVGGNGVADWALGLPELVGRGTSTGGWHQRDWLYAGFIQDDWRITDSLTLNLGLRYEARTPWTELNDRQVNVNVASGALEYAGNTPVVGVGSNGFSEGLYDSSYGLSAFQPRFGFAYSPRSMDGKFVVRGAFSISSYLEGTGTNLRLTQNPPFTPAQVEANNATTGMPYTSATGFTTAAPPGGDPFQNATMLAWSGTVQPAVAKQWNLTVQQELAKNLTLQLGYVGQATQHLMVPEWLVQGVLNGDGSVTPSAFAGGTNADGTLGPNHFGNVKDTASNGSMNYNALQAVLQQRFNHGLDYQISYTYSKCMTNNDGYYGTWGANTETTPAANYWQNLYDPQADYAQCYWDAKHVISAYATYELPFGKGKQFGGNMNPVLNAVVGNWQIAPIVSWHTGFPIALYGPDNSGTNSPAARPDCNGPVQYIQHTVDGGYQWVSPSAFSAAQPGTFGNCPAQGPVVGPHYTDADISMQKNFPITERYRLQFRADFLNAFNHPNFAHPDNTVGDTTFGLITGTQDARQIQFALKFYF, encoded by the coding sequence ATGAGTTGGCTCAACAAAGTTCGCCTGGTGGGGTGTTTGCTGTTCCTCTCCCTGCTAGCGGCAAATTACTTAGAAGCGCAACAGGTGACTGCTGCAATTACAGGCACAGTTACGGACCCGGCCGGTGCGGCGATCAATGGCGCGACAGTTACAGCCAGAGACGTAGAGCGCGGCACGGTGACAACCGTCAAGACAAATGATTCCGGCGTCTTCAACTTCCCGCGCGTAGCGATCGGTACATATGAAGTGCGCACCGAAGCCAGCGGCTTCGAAATCGCAGTGCAACCGCCGTTCACGCTGGTGCTGAACCAAACCGCGCGTCTAACCTTCCAAATGAAGATTGGTAAGACGACGGAAACCATGGAGGTGAGTGCGGAAGCGCCCCAACTCCAGACCGACACCACCCAGGTCAGTACGCTGATCGACGCGAAGACGAACGACAGTCTCCCGCTTGCCACGCGCAACTTCATCCAGTTGACGCTGCTATCCCCGGGCGCTCTGTCGGTAGATCCGCAGAGCATGAACACGGGATCGAACGTCGCGGAAGAAGGCGGCCGTCCGTACATCAACGGCAACCGCGAGCAGGCGAACAACTTCCTGCTGGATGGAATTGACAACAATCAATCGTCCGAAAACCTAGCGGGCTTCACACCGTCACCGGATGCGATCGCGGAGTTCAACGTAATTACCCAAAACGCGCCGGCAGAATTCGGAAACTTCAACGGTGGTATCGTCAGCGCCACCATCAAGTCTGGAACGAATTCGTTCCACGGAAATGTGTTCGAGTTTTTCCGCAACGACATTTTCAACGCAAACAAGTGGGAAAATGGATTGCATAAGGGAGATCCCGCCTATTTCAACGCGGACGGTTTCGACAGTAACGGTGTAGCCTTTACCCCGAAAGTGCGTTGGAATATGTTCGGGGTAACCTTCGGCGGACCCATAATCAAGAACAAGTTGTTTTTCTTCGTTGATTATCAGGGCGGACGCCTGGATCACCCGTCAACCGCAGGTACGTTTGGCGTCTTGACGCCGGCTCAAATCGGCGGCGATTTCTCTAGCCTGCTAAGCCTTTCGACCCCGGTTCAACTCTACAATCCTTGCGCAGCGGGAACCGGCGTTTCCGGAAATCCCTGCCAGTTAGTCCCGGTGGCAAGTCGCCAGCCATTCGCAGGGAACATCATCCCATCGAACATGCTGGACCCGACCTTCGCCGCGCTCACCACCAACAGCCTCTATCCGAAGTCGATCGCGTCGGATCCGACCTCTGGATTCGGGTTGGCCTCAAATATCACGGGGCAACAGTACAACACCGACCAAGGCGACCTGCGACTCGACTACAACCTAAGCCAGAAAGATCATCTTTTTGCGCGCATGTCGAAGGGATACCAAACCGATCCTTCGACAAACAGTATTCTGTTGCTCGGCGACACCTTGAACCAGGCGTGGCTCAACAACTTCGCCTTCAACTGGGACCACAATTTCTCTCCCAGTCTCCTGAATGAAGTGCGTTTCGGCTTGAACTGGGTGAAGTTCACGAACGGAGCCCACACCTTCGATAGCTCCGTTGGTCAACTCGGTAACACTATTGGCATTGAGAATGGAAATCCGGGCGGGATCGATGGCCTCCCCGCGATGTCGTTCGGCGGTGGCGGGATTACGAACCCAGGCGTCGGTTCAATCCCGACCATCGGCTCGGCCAATGTAGTTGAAAACTTCGCGTCGACGGTAACGCAGTTCGACGACGTTCTGGAGTACACCCACGGCCGTCACGTGATCAAGGGCGGCTTCCAGATGAACAACTATCGAATCAATGTGTTCTACAGCGGAAACGGCGGCGAACTCGGTCAATTGCTGTATGGAACGACGTACAGCTCGAGCCTGGATGCCGGCGGTACGCCGGTCGGCGGAAACGGCGTCGCCGATTGGGCGTTAGGTCTCCCAGAACTTGTCGGCCGTGGAACCAGCACTGGAGGTTGGCATCAGCGCGATTGGCTCTATGCCGGCTTTATCCAGGATGACTGGAGAATCACGGACTCCTTGACGCTGAACCTTGGTCTGCGTTACGAAGCCCGAACTCCCTGGACCGAACTCAATGATCGGCAGGTGAACGTCAACGTCGCCTCTGGCGCGTTGGAATACGCTGGCAATACCCCGGTCGTAGGGGTGGGATCGAACGGTTTCAGCGAGGGCCTATACGACTCTTCCTACGGCCTTTCCGCCTTCCAGCCCCGCTTCGGCTTTGCCTATTCACCGAGATCCATGGACGGAAAGTTTGTTGTCCGCGGTGCGTTCTCGATTTCTTCCTATCTTGAAGGAACGGGGACCAATCTGCGCCTGACGCAAAACCCCCCCTTTACTCCGGCGCAGGTGGAAGCCAACAATGCCACCACCGGAATGCCCTACACTTCTGCAACGGGATTCACGACGGCAGCACCTCCGGGAGGCGATCCCTTCCAGAACGCGACGATGTTGGCGTGGTCTGGAACAGTTCAGCCAGCGGTAGCCAAGCAGTGGAATTTGACCGTGCAGCAGGAACTAGCGAAGAACCTCACGCTGCAACTTGGCTACGTCGGCCAGGCAACACAGCACTTGATGGTTCCCGAATGGTTGGTACAGGGCGTCCTGAACGGGGATGGCTCCGTAACGCCCAGCGCTTTCGCAGGCGGTACGAATGCTGACGGCACCCTCGGACCCAACCACTTCGGCAACGTAAAGGACACGGCTTCCAACGGCAGCATGAACTACAACGCGCTGCAGGCGGTGCTGCAACAACGCTTCAATCACGGTCTCGATTATCAGATTTCGTATACCTACAGCAAGTGCATGACGAACAACGACGGGTACTACGGAACCTGGGGAGCGAACACCGAAACTACTCCGGCTGCAAACTACTGGCAAAACCTCTACGACCCGCAAGCCGACTACGCGCAGTGCTATTGGGACGCTAAGCACGTGATCAGTGCCTACGCGACTTACGAACTGCCATTCGGCAAGGGTAAACAGTTCGGCGGCAACATGAATCCGGTCCTCAACGCGGTTGTTGGCAACTGGCAGATTGCTCCGATCGTCTCGTGGCACACCGGTTTCCCGATCGCGCTTTATGGCCCAGACAACTCTGGAACCAATTCACCGGCTGCTCGTCCAGATTGCAACGGGCCGGTGCAATACATCCAGCACACGGTGGATGGCGGCTATCAATGGGTGAGCCCGAGTGCGTTCTCGGCAGCTCAGCCTGGAACCTTTGGCAATTGTCCCGCCCAGGGGCCAGTAGTCGGGCCACACTACACCGATGCCGACATCAGCATGCAGAAGAACTTCCCGATCACGGAGCGCTACCGCTTGCAGTTTAGGGCAGACTTCCTGAATGCCTTCAACCATCCGAATTTCGCGCACCCCGACAACACCGTGGGCGACACGACGTTCGGACTCATTACCGGAACTCAAGACGCGAGACAGATCCAGTTCGCGTTGAAGTTCTACTTCTAA